The following proteins are encoded in a genomic region of Sorangiineae bacterium MSr12523:
- a CDS encoding FkbM family methyltransferase, which produces MGTAPRLPVALMFPGLGDHYLDMGLELYRTQPIFQKNVDLCAELLKPELGVDIRDIIYPNRASNPAPAATPAPSKGIDLRKMLGRDKPSKAEENAPIHRTCYTQPALFVVEYALASLWRSWGLRPDAMIGYSLGEYVAACVAGVLSLQDSLTLVARRAALIETLPPGAMLAISLPETQVLPLLGAHLSLSAINAPELSVVAGPPEEVEALERRLATDGVASRRVKSSHAFHSHMMEPIAEQVTQLAKGYALKAPRIPYVSNVTGAFITAAEATDPSYFAKHLCQPVRFYDGISQLLGVERILLESGPGQTLSSMVMQHGGTGRKPIVIASMRHSYDPQSDVAVLDKAVSRLWQGEVSNPSPQPAAAVSDTEDKLAGIWKKTLNLETLDRDVSFFDLGGNSLVATRLIFRISRVFGVKLSLRRLYEVPTLADMSKAIDALKSGEPAPTKAPKPSQPGKGALKPRLQLPNGLHVTHQNEAETRHFYSDIFDHRTYAKNGVTIEPGACVFDVGSNIGLFTLFAHTETKGDIRIFAFDPAPPIFEILGRNVAEHGINATLINCGISNRNTEAQFTFYPRSAGMSSFHPDVAEEKHVLRSIMRNQRQIGMADVVDQVADYTEELLDARFEAVPFTAKLRRLSDVIREHGVEKIDLLKVDVQKCELEVLEGIDESDWPKIRQIVLEAHDVDDRVHTIETLLKQHGFSVKTEHDEMYEGTNIHNIYGVRH; this is translated from the coding sequence GTGGGGACAGCGCCCCGCCTGCCGGTTGCCCTCATGTTCCCCGGCCTGGGAGATCATTACCTCGACATGGGGCTCGAGCTGTATCGCACGCAGCCCATCTTCCAGAAGAACGTCGACCTGTGTGCGGAGCTTTTGAAGCCCGAGCTGGGCGTGGACATTCGGGATATCATTTACCCGAATCGCGCATCGAACCCCGCGCCAGCAGCCACGCCGGCCCCGAGCAAAGGCATCGATTTGCGCAAGATGCTGGGCCGCGACAAGCCCTCCAAGGCGGAAGAAAACGCACCCATTCATCGGACTTGCTACACGCAGCCGGCGCTGTTCGTCGTGGAGTATGCGCTGGCCTCGCTCTGGCGCTCTTGGGGCCTTCGTCCCGACGCGATGATTGGCTATAGCCTCGGCGAGTACGTGGCGGCGTGCGTGGCCGGCGTGCTCTCTTTGCAGGATTCGCTCACCCTCGTGGCCCGCCGCGCCGCGCTCATCGAAACGCTGCCGCCGGGCGCCATGCTCGCCATCTCCCTGCCCGAAACGCAGGTGCTCCCGCTTCTCGGTGCGCACCTTTCGCTGTCGGCCATCAATGCTCCCGAGCTGTCCGTCGTCGCGGGTCCGCCCGAGGAAGTCGAAGCGCTCGAGCGCCGGCTCGCCACCGACGGGGTGGCCTCGCGCCGGGTCAAGTCCTCGCACGCGTTCCACTCGCACATGATGGAGCCCATTGCCGAGCAGGTCACCCAGCTGGCCAAAGGCTACGCGCTGAAGGCGCCGCGCATTCCCTACGTGTCCAATGTCACGGGCGCCTTCATCACCGCGGCGGAGGCGACGGATCCTTCGTACTTCGCGAAACATCTTTGCCAGCCGGTGCGGTTCTACGATGGCATCTCGCAGCTGCTCGGCGTCGAGCGCATTCTGCTCGAGTCGGGCCCCGGCCAAACCTTGAGCAGCATGGTCATGCAGCACGGCGGCACTGGCAGGAAGCCCATCGTCATTGCCTCCATGCGGCACTCCTACGATCCGCAGTCGGACGTCGCGGTCCTTGACAAGGCGGTGAGCCGCCTCTGGCAGGGCGAGGTTTCCAACCCGAGCCCCCAGCCCGCCGCCGCCGTCTCCGACACGGAAGACAAACTCGCGGGCATCTGGAAGAAGACGCTCAACCTCGAGACCCTCGATCGCGACGTCAGCTTCTTCGACTTGGGCGGCAACTCCCTCGTCGCCACGCGCCTCATCTTCCGCATCTCGCGCGTCTTCGGCGTCAAGCTCTCGCTGCGCCGCCTCTACGAGGTGCCGACCCTCGCGGACATGTCCAAGGCCATCGACGCCTTGAAGTCCGGCGAACCGGCGCCCACCAAGGCACCGAAGCCCTCGCAGCCCGGAAAAGGCGCCCTCAAGCCGCGCCTCCAGCTGCCGAACGGCTTGCACGTCACCCATCAGAACGAGGCGGAAACGCGCCACTTCTATTCGGATATCTTCGACCATCGAACTTACGCGAAAAACGGTGTCACCATCGAGCCGGGCGCGTGCGTCTTCGACGTCGGGTCGAACATTGGCCTGTTTACCTTGTTCGCGCACACGGAGACGAAGGGCGATATTCGCATCTTCGCCTTCGACCCGGCGCCGCCCATCTTCGAGATTCTCGGCCGCAACGTGGCGGAGCATGGCATCAACGCCACCCTGATCAACTGCGGTATTTCCAATCGCAACACGGAAGCGCAATTCACCTTTTACCCGCGCAGTGCCGGCATGTCGTCCTTTCATCCGGACGTTGCCGAGGAAAAGCACGTGCTGCGGTCCATCATGCGCAACCAGCGTCAGATTGGCATGGCCGACGTCGTCGACCAAGTCGCCGATTACACGGAGGAACTCCTCGACGCGCGCTTCGAGGCGGTGCCCTTCACCGCGAAATTGCGCCGCCTGAGCGACGTCATTCGCGAGCACGGCGTGGAGAAAATCGATCTCCTCAAGGTCGACGTACAAAAGTGCGAACTCGAGGTCCTCGAGGGGATCGACGAATCGGATTGGCCGAAAATTCGACAAATCGTGCTCGAGGCGCACGACGTCGACGACCGCGTCCACACCATCGAGACGTTGCTCAAGCAACATGGTTTCTCGGTCAAGACCGAGCACGACGAAATGTACGAAGGTACCAACATTCACAACATCTACGGCGTTCGCCATTAG
- a CDS encoding 3-hydroxyacyl-CoA dehydrogenase NAD-binding domain-containing protein, with the protein MEFKSVGVVGAGVMGAGVAQSLAQTGHQVVLVDISDDVLANAKKEVRNGLRAFSLFNKKETIDHKASMERISYTTDYERLAEVDFVVENVTEKWPIKKEVYGRIDTICRPDVVFAVNTSAISITKVGGITKRAPKVVGMHFMNPVPMKPMVEVIRGFHTAPETIETAKRFLAEINKQCVVVEDMPGFVSNRVLMLTINEAAFLIQDKVASPADVDRIFKTCFEHRMGPLETADLIGLDTILYSIEVLYESYNDSKYRPCPLLKKMVDAGLHGRKSGRGFFSYE; encoded by the coding sequence ATGGAATTCAAATCAGTCGGAGTCGTGGGCGCCGGAGTCATGGGTGCGGGGGTGGCGCAGTCGCTGGCCCAAACGGGGCATCAGGTCGTACTGGTCGATATCTCGGACGACGTGCTCGCCAATGCGAAGAAGGAAGTGCGCAATGGTCTGCGTGCCTTTTCGCTCTTCAACAAGAAGGAAACCATCGACCACAAGGCCTCGATGGAGCGCATTTCCTACACGACCGATTACGAGCGTCTCGCCGAGGTCGACTTCGTCGTGGAAAACGTCACCGAGAAGTGGCCCATCAAGAAGGAAGTCTACGGGCGCATCGACACCATCTGCCGGCCCGACGTGGTGTTCGCGGTCAACACCTCGGCCATCTCCATCACCAAGGTCGGCGGCATCACCAAGCGCGCGCCCAAGGTCGTGGGCATGCACTTCATGAACCCCGTGCCGATGAAGCCCATGGTCGAAGTGATCCGCGGCTTCCACACGGCGCCCGAGACCATCGAAACCGCCAAACGCTTTCTCGCGGAGATCAACAAGCAGTGCGTGGTCGTCGAGGACATGCCCGGCTTCGTCTCCAACCGCGTGCTGATGCTCACCATCAACGAAGCGGCCTTCCTCATCCAGGACAAGGTCGCCTCGCCGGCGGACGTCGACCGCATCTTCAAGACGTGCTTCGAGCACCGAATGGGCCCGCTGGAGACGGCGGACCTCATCGGGCTCGATACGATTCTCTATTCAATCGAAGTTCTCTACGAGAGCTACAACGATAGCAAATACCGTCCGTGCCCTCTTCTGAAGAAGATGGTGGACGCAGGGCTCCACGGGCGAAAGAGCGGCCGGGGCTTTTTCTCCTACGAATGA
- a CDS encoding acyl carrier protein gives MTTQDNKSKIATYLVRFFPGHELREDEDIFSLGFVSSMFAMQLVTYVEHEFGVEVENEDLELDNFRSIRALDAFVTRKLTRANAA, from the coding sequence ATGACCACGCAAGACAACAAATCCAAAATTGCCACGTACCTCGTTCGATTCTTCCCCGGCCACGAGCTTCGCGAGGACGAAGACATTTTCAGCCTCGGTTTCGTCAGCTCCATGTTTGCGATGCAACTCGTCACCTATGTCGAGCACGAGTTCGGCGTCGAGGTGGAGAACGAGGACCTCGAGTTGGACAACTTCCGCTCGATCCGTGCGCTGGACGCCTTCGTCACCCGCAAACTGACCCGCGCCAACGCTGCCTGA
- a CDS encoding HAD-IIIC family phosphatase codes for MTTLNMSERIVDAVKERPRSEENKENKENKEKKSSSIKCVVWDLDNTVWDGVLLEDSNVTLRQDVVDVIRTLDERGILHSIASRNDHSAAMAKLKEFGLDEYFLYPQINWGNKSASVAAIAKAINIGLDTIAFVDDQPFERDEVAFEHAVVRCIDAADAASIPRLPAMNPRFITEDSRVRRKMYLADIERKNVEEAHEGSPEAFLASLEMVFDISSAREEDLKRAEELTVRTNQLNATGYTYSYEELDVFRKSPDHDLLVASLDDKYGTYGKIGLALVERTSEVWTLKLLLMSCRVMSRGVGTVLLNAILQRAKAAGVKLRAEFVPTDRNRTMYVTYKFAGFREIEKRGNISVLENDLSRDPDFPPYMKVTVDV; via the coding sequence ATGACGACGCTGAACATGAGTGAGCGGATTGTGGATGCGGTGAAGGAAAGGCCGCGGTCCGAAGAGAACAAAGAAAACAAAGAGAACAAAGAAAAGAAGAGCAGCAGCATCAAGTGCGTCGTGTGGGACCTGGACAACACGGTCTGGGACGGCGTTCTCCTCGAGGACTCCAACGTCACCTTGCGGCAGGACGTGGTGGATGTCATCCGCACGCTCGACGAGCGCGGCATTTTGCACTCGATTGCCAGTCGGAACGACCATTCCGCGGCCATGGCCAAGTTGAAGGAGTTCGGCCTCGACGAGTACTTCTTGTACCCGCAGATCAACTGGGGCAACAAGTCGGCATCCGTGGCGGCCATCGCCAAGGCCATCAACATCGGCTTGGACACCATCGCCTTCGTGGACGATCAGCCCTTCGAGCGCGACGAGGTTGCGTTCGAGCACGCGGTCGTGCGCTGCATCGACGCTGCGGATGCCGCGAGCATTCCCCGCCTGCCCGCGATGAATCCGCGCTTCATCACCGAGGACTCCCGAGTGCGCCGCAAGATGTACCTGGCGGACATCGAGCGCAAGAACGTGGAGGAGGCGCACGAGGGTAGCCCGGAGGCGTTTTTGGCCTCGCTCGAGATGGTCTTCGACATCTCGTCCGCGCGCGAGGAAGATCTGAAGCGCGCCGAAGAGCTGACGGTCCGCACGAACCAGCTCAACGCCACCGGCTACACGTATTCGTACGAAGAGCTGGACGTCTTCCGCAAGTCGCCCGACCACGACTTGCTGGTCGCTTCGCTCGACGACAAATACGGCACGTACGGTAAAATCGGCTTGGCGCTGGTCGAGCGCACGTCCGAGGTATGGACGCTCAAGCTCTTGCTGATGTCGTGTCGAGTCATGTCCCGTGGGGTCGGCACGGTGCTACTCAACGCCATCCTTCAGCGTGCCAAGGCGGCCGGCGTGAAGCTGCGCGCCGAGTTCGTGCCGACCGATCGCAATCGAACCATGTACGTCACGTACAAATTTGCGGGCTTCCGTGAGATCGAGAAACGGGGCAATATCTCCGTGTTGGAAAACGATCTCTCACGGGATCCGGATTTTCCGCCGTACATGAAAGTCACGGTCGACGTCTGA
- a CDS encoding dihydrofolate reductase family protein, translated as MRKLSYYIASTVDGFISHADGSLEGFLMEGDHAKDFFESLQAYDTVLMGRETYDLGRKFGVTNPYPALEQYVFSRTLKESPDPAIKLVSENAAGLVRELKNRQGKDIWLCGGANLATQLFAEGLIDEVIVKTNPVIFGAGKPLFTEQVKLTALELVDKKFFNNGVVVLRYRVKH; from the coding sequence ATGCGAAAATTGTCCTACTACATTGCCTCCACCGTCGACGGATTCATCTCGCATGCAGATGGAAGCCTCGAAGGCTTTTTGATGGAAGGCGACCACGCGAAAGACTTCTTCGAGTCGCTGCAGGCGTACGACACCGTGCTCATGGGCCGCGAAACGTACGATCTCGGGCGCAAGTTCGGCGTCACGAATCCGTATCCCGCCCTGGAGCAGTACGTTTTCTCGCGCACGCTGAAGGAGAGCCCCGACCCGGCCATCAAGCTGGTTTCGGAGAACGCGGCGGGCCTGGTTCGCGAATTGAAGAACCGGCAGGGCAAGGACATCTGGCTGTGTGGTGGTGCCAACCTGGCAACGCAGCTCTTCGCCGAAGGGCTGATCGACGAGGTCATCGTCAAGACGAACCCGGTTATCTTCGGCGCTGGAAAGCCGTTGTTCACCGAGCAAGTCAAACTGACCGCATTGGAACTCGTGGACAAAAAGTTTTTCAACAACGGCGTCGTGGTGCTTCGCTATCGCGTGAAGCACTGA
- a CDS encoding cytochrome P450: MKEEYPKGIQLTPLDDAWRENPYPILKRIQDEAPVYYDDQFGRYIVSRHDDVASIVKNRNYWVDGRKGNPGTFPQMLMDLTEEPMMIAMDDPDHKRLRNLVTKAFSQKAAEAMRGRIREISEELLDAIGDETEFDFAQRFAAPFAITVIADMMGFTKKEDQKHFNEWSDTFMNAIFSVNATEEQKAAGKVVEQNLRELFTQEIAANRKQLQRGIIGDMVAAQEGNDRLNDGEIVRMCILVLIAGNITARDTLGNGLKAFLKHPEQLQKLRDNPSLMPRAVEEILRYDCPVQSSGRIPNEDTVVSGCPIKKGEYIATSLSAANHDPRAYPNPTKFDIEREDVHHHAFGGGSHFCLGASLARVELQEAFSAVFARYTHLEVSDKGEEYVRVPNFRGLCKFWIKVTK; this comes from the coding sequence ATGAAAGAAGAGTACCCGAAAGGCATCCAGTTAACCCCTCTCGACGACGCGTGGCGGGAGAATCCTTATCCCATCTTGAAGCGCATTCAAGACGAGGCTCCCGTTTATTACGATGACCAATTCGGGCGCTATATCGTATCTCGCCACGACGACGTGGCGAGCATCGTCAAAAATCGCAATTATTGGGTCGATGGCCGCAAGGGCAATCCCGGCACCTTCCCGCAGATGCTCATGGATCTGACGGAAGAGCCGATGATGATTGCCATGGACGATCCGGATCACAAACGGCTTCGCAACCTGGTGACCAAGGCGTTCAGCCAGAAGGCCGCCGAGGCCATGCGAGGCCGTATCCGGGAGATCTCCGAGGAGCTGCTCGACGCCATTGGCGACGAAACGGAGTTCGATTTCGCCCAGCGCTTCGCGGCGCCGTTTGCCATCACGGTCATCGCGGACATGATGGGATTTACCAAGAAGGAGGACCAAAAGCACTTCAACGAGTGGTCCGACACCTTCATGAATGCCATCTTCAGCGTCAACGCGACGGAGGAGCAGAAGGCCGCCGGCAAGGTCGTCGAGCAGAACCTGCGTGAGCTGTTCACTCAGGAGATCGCGGCGAATCGCAAGCAACTGCAGCGCGGCATCATCGGCGACATGGTTGCGGCGCAAGAGGGGAACGACCGCCTCAACGACGGCGAGATCGTACGCATGTGCATCCTGGTGCTCATCGCCGGGAACATCACCGCGCGCGACACCTTGGGCAATGGCCTCAAGGCGTTCCTCAAGCACCCCGAGCAGCTGCAAAAGCTACGCGACAATCCGTCGCTCATGCCCCGGGCCGTGGAGGAGATTTTGCGCTACGACTGCCCGGTCCAGTCCTCGGGGCGCATCCCCAACGAGGATACGGTGGTGAGCGGCTGCCCGATCAAAAAGGGCGAATACATCGCCACGTCGCTGTCCGCGGCCAACCACGATCCGCGCGCATATCCGAACCCGACGAAGTTCGATATCGAGCGCGAGGACGTGCACCATCACGCCTTCGGTGGCGGCTCCCACTTCTGCCTGGGCGCGAGCCTCGCCCGCGTCGAGCTTCAAGAGGCCTTTTCCGCCGTGTTCGCGCGCTACACGCACCTCGAGGTTTCCGACAAGGGCGAAGAATACGTCCGCGTCCCGAACTTCCGCGGCCTCTGCAAATTCTGGATCAAAGTGACCAAGTAG
- a CDS encoding beta-lactamase family protein, producing the protein MRDLMNDYVERGEVPGIVTLVSRAGDVHVEAFGTMAMDSHVPVQRDTIFRITSMTKPVTAAATMILVDEGTLRLDDAVDRWLPELANRRVLAQIDGPLSETVPAKRPITVRDLLTFRMGFGQLFVPSGAYPIMQAANELLIGMGAPTPASTPAPDEWIRRLGTLPLMCQPGTVWLYNTGSDVLAVLVARASGRPFDAFLRERIFEPLGMKDTGFHVPAEKIHRLPVQYWTNFELGVVEAFDQPAGQWSRPPAFPGGGAGLVSTADDYFAFASMLLHGGAHAGVRILSEASVNEMHTDHLTQEQKRASEWIPDFFAHQGWGFGMAVITEGDKLKRSPGSFGWDGGFGSSCYIDPEKKLIGILMTQRAWTSPTPPKVCRDFWHSVYAT; encoded by the coding sequence ATGCGCGACCTGATGAATGACTATGTCGAGCGGGGGGAGGTCCCCGGCATCGTCACGCTGGTGAGTCGAGCCGGCGACGTGCACGTCGAGGCATTCGGGACGATGGCGATGGATAGCCATGTACCCGTCCAGCGCGATACCATCTTTCGCATTACGTCGATGACCAAGCCCGTCACGGCGGCGGCCACGATGATCCTCGTGGACGAGGGCACGCTGCGCCTCGACGACGCCGTGGATCGATGGCTCCCCGAGCTGGCGAATCGCCGCGTGCTCGCGCAGATCGATGGTCCCCTTTCCGAAACCGTCCCGGCAAAACGCCCTATCACAGTGCGGGACCTTTTGACGTTTCGCATGGGCTTCGGCCAGCTGTTCGTGCCGTCAGGCGCTTATCCCATCATGCAAGCGGCCAATGAATTGCTCATTGGCATGGGTGCCCCTACCCCGGCTTCGACGCCCGCGCCCGACGAGTGGATCCGACGGCTGGGAACGTTGCCCTTGATGTGCCAGCCGGGCACCGTTTGGTTGTACAATACAGGTTCCGACGTACTGGCCGTACTCGTGGCACGCGCGTCCGGTCGCCCGTTCGATGCCTTTTTGCGCGAGCGCATTTTCGAGCCGCTCGGTATGAAGGATACGGGATTCCACGTTCCCGCCGAGAAGATCCACCGATTGCCCGTCCAATATTGGACCAATTTCGAATTGGGCGTGGTGGAAGCCTTCGACCAGCCCGCCGGCCAATGGAGCCGTCCCCCGGCATTTCCTGGAGGCGGCGCGGGGCTGGTTTCGACGGCCGACGACTATTTCGCTTTTGCGAGCATGTTGCTCCACGGCGGTGCGCACGCGGGGGTGCGCATCCTCTCCGAGGCATCCGTAAACGAGATGCACACCGATCATCTGACCCAGGAACAAAAACGGGCATCCGAATGGATACCCGATTTCTTCGCCCACCAAGGTTGGGGCTTTGGGATGGCTGTCATCACCGAGGGCGACAAATTGAAGCGCTCACCGGGATCGTTCGGATGGGACGGGGGATTTGGCTCGTCGTGCTACATCGACCCCGAGAAAAAGCTCATTGGCATTTTGATGACGCAGCGAGCGTGGACCTCCCCGACGCCCCCCAAAGTGTGCCGCGACTTCTGGCACTCGGTGTACGCAACCTGA
- a CDS encoding amidohydrolase: MKRSLGLALLLSVACGGSTKPAAVSTSSATEAEVALVHGHIFTADPEHPEAQALAIAHGRIAAVGSDAEVRPFLGAHTRIIDLQNRRAVPGFRDSHVHFLFGGLGLSRVDLKDAANEAELGRRLVEADRKLPPGRWMLGGNWDHDRALAGRLPDAALLDKYVPNRPVFLMRYDGHMALANARALQLAGIDARTRDPQGGVVYRQPGTRTPTGLLRDNAMDLVWPKVPPLEEEEILEGVRAAAREAHQNGVTAVEDMDGSDPPTRARLIDVYRRLGARGELGVRVDLYWPLAEYAEAARVRSRGNFDDDWLRLGGVKGFVDGSIGSSTARLFEPYLNEPSSTGLYVTPPEKLRAWIGEADAAGLAVAVHAIGDRANAELLSMFENVARANPGRAHRFRIEHAQHLRREDIGRFASAGVVASMQPYHAIDDGRWVEGRIGPSRAASSYTWRSLLNVHAVLAFGSDWAVAPLSALSGIDAAVNRRTLDGKHPEGWYAAERISAREAVVAYTRSAAIAAGRDRDEGSLARGKFADIAVLSRDILDDTAKDTIADTRVVLTIAGGQVVHENR, translated from the coding sequence ATGAAACGTTCTCTGGGCTTGGCGCTTCTCCTGTCGGTCGCATGCGGTGGTTCGACGAAACCGGCTGCCGTCTCCACGTCGTCGGCGACCGAGGCGGAGGTGGCCTTGGTGCACGGGCACATTTTCACCGCGGATCCGGAGCATCCGGAGGCGCAGGCGCTGGCCATCGCGCATGGCCGGATCGCCGCCGTCGGAAGCGATGCAGAGGTGCGGCCATTCCTCGGCGCGCATACACGGATCATCGATTTGCAGAACCGGCGCGCGGTGCCCGGATTTCGCGATAGCCATGTCCATTTTCTCTTCGGCGGGCTCGGGCTCTCGCGGGTCGACCTCAAGGACGCCGCCAACGAGGCCGAGCTCGGACGGCGCTTGGTGGAGGCCGATCGCAAGTTGCCGCCGGGTCGGTGGATGCTCGGCGGCAATTGGGATCACGATCGCGCACTCGCGGGGCGTCTGCCGGATGCTGCGCTGCTCGACAAATATGTCCCGAATCGCCCCGTGTTCCTCATGCGCTACGACGGCCATATGGCATTGGCCAATGCTCGCGCACTGCAGCTCGCCGGCATCGATGCGCGCACGCGGGATCCGCAGGGCGGGGTCGTCTATCGCCAACCGGGAACGCGCACCCCGACGGGCCTTTTGCGCGACAATGCGATGGACCTGGTGTGGCCCAAGGTGCCGCCGCTCGAGGAGGAGGAGATCCTCGAGGGCGTGCGCGCCGCTGCACGCGAAGCGCACCAGAATGGCGTCACCGCCGTGGAGGATATGGATGGCAGCGATCCCCCGACGCGTGCGCGGTTGATCGACGTGTACCGGCGCCTCGGAGCGCGCGGTGAGCTCGGTGTGCGGGTGGACCTGTATTGGCCACTAGCGGAATACGCGGAGGCGGCGCGCGTGCGGTCACGCGGCAACTTCGATGACGATTGGCTGCGCCTGGGCGGGGTGAAAGGCTTCGTCGATGGCTCGATTGGATCGAGCACCGCGCGATTGTTCGAGCCCTATCTCAATGAGCCCAGCTCGACGGGGCTTTACGTGACGCCGCCGGAGAAGCTGCGCGCGTGGATTGGCGAAGCCGATGCCGCCGGCCTCGCCGTCGCCGTGCATGCGATTGGCGACCGCGCCAATGCGGAGTTGCTCTCCATGTTCGAAAACGTGGCCCGTGCGAACCCGGGGCGTGCGCACCGCTTTCGCATCGAGCATGCGCAGCATCTGCGGCGCGAAGACATCGGGCGCTTCGCGTCCGCAGGGGTCGTCGCATCGATGCAGCCGTACCACGCCATCGACGATGGACGCTGGGTCGAGGGACGTATCGGCCCTTCGCGCGCGGCCAGTTCGTACACGTGGCGCTCGCTGTTGAACGTGCACGCGGTATTGGCCTTTGGTTCGGACTGGGCAGTCGCACCGCTGTCGGCGCTCTCGGGAATCGACGCCGCCGTCAACCGCCGCACCCTCGATGGCAAGCACCCCGAGGGCTGGTACGCCGCCGAGCGCATCTCCGCGCGCGAAGCGGTGGTCGCCTACACGCGCAGCGCCGCCATCGCCGCAGGTCGCGACCGCGACGAAGGCTCCCTCGCCCGCGGCAAATTCGCCGACATCGCCGTCCTCTCCCGCGACATCCTCGACGACACCGCCAAAGACACGATCGCCGACACCCGCGTCGTCCTCACCATCGCAGGCGGCCAAGTCGTGCACGAGAACCGCTAG
- a CDS encoding LysR substrate-binding domain-containing protein, with product MRTFRSVITTGSFAAAARSAQVTTASISKQVSQLEEHLGSQLLNRTTRRLSLTDAGRIYLEHCERILDEVDEAERSLNNLHAEPRGRLRIAVPMSFGLLRIAPLLAPFALRYPEIELDVALNDRVVDLVEEGFDLAIRIFARPLEDSALIMRRIGGGKRVVCAAPAYLRARGTPKHPQDLEAHDCLRYALHAAPAVWEFDGPHGQVSVKIRGPLLTNNSIAIRDATVGGLGIALVPDFIVTKELAEKRVKPLLERYSASGYGIFMVAPPSRYVAPKVRAFAEFLTEALR from the coding sequence ATGCGAACTTTTCGAAGTGTCATCACCACGGGAAGCTTCGCAGCCGCCGCGCGTTCCGCGCAGGTCACCACGGCGTCCATTAGCAAACAGGTTTCCCAACTCGAAGAGCACCTGGGCAGCCAGCTTCTGAATCGCACCACGCGCCGTCTCTCGCTCACGGACGCGGGGCGCATCTATTTGGAGCACTGCGAGCGCATTCTCGACGAGGTCGACGAGGCCGAACGCTCGCTGAACAACCTTCATGCGGAGCCGCGCGGCCGTCTGCGCATCGCCGTGCCCATGTCCTTCGGTCTACTTCGCATCGCGCCGCTTCTTGCGCCATTCGCGCTGCGCTACCCCGAGATCGAGCTCGACGTTGCACTCAACGACCGTGTGGTGGACCTCGTGGAGGAAGGGTTCGACCTCGCCATCCGCATCTTTGCGCGGCCGCTCGAGGACAGCGCCCTCATCATGCGCCGCATCGGTGGCGGAAAGCGCGTCGTCTGCGCCGCGCCCGCCTACCTGCGCGCGCGTGGCACGCCCAAGCATCCGCAGGATCTCGAAGCGCACGACTGCCTTCGATATGCCTTGCACGCCGCGCCGGCCGTTTGGGAATTCGACGGGCCACATGGCCAAGTCAGCGTGAAGATCCGGGGGCCGCTCCTCACGAACAACAGCATCGCCATTCGCGATGCCACGGTTGGCGGGCTGGGGATCGCGCTCGTGCCCGATTTCATCGTGACCAAAGAGCTCGCCGAGAAGCGAGTGAAGCCGCTGCTCGAACGCTATTCCGCCAGCGGCTACGGTATTTTCATGGTGGCCCCGCCGTCCCGGTACGTGGCGCCCAAAGTGCGCGCATTTGCAGAGTTTCTCACCGAAGCCCTCCGCTAA
- a CDS encoding TetR/AcrR family transcriptional regulator produces the protein MARPSADRTRAVAARAPGLQLGERQARAMIMQGAATTFAELGLRAASVEDILNAAGVSRRTFYRLYGSKEDVALELYRLGTKFLLDACEMAVREEKDPIRQFERCIDAHLGNARQFGRLVFVLGGEAQRQESPLHARRMQVHDSIVELLRTSTAKANRALEHADPLLFRMLLLSIESIVRILLEEGDEGRNVSDASLARARRVMVRVLTATLDGTGPRVTPMPTVE, from the coding sequence GTGGCCCGACCGTCCGCCGATCGAACACGTGCCGTAGCCGCCCGCGCGCCCGGGCTGCAGCTCGGAGAACGCCAAGCGCGCGCCATGATCATGCAAGGTGCCGCGACCACCTTCGCGGAGCTCGGCTTGCGCGCCGCCTCCGTGGAGGACATCCTGAACGCGGCCGGCGTCTCCAGGCGCACATTTTACCGCCTTTACGGCAGCAAAGAAGACGTGGCGCTGGAATTGTATCGGCTCGGGACGAAGTTCCTGCTCGACGCCTGTGAGATGGCCGTGCGGGAGGAGAAGGATCCCATCCGCCAATTCGAACGATGCATCGACGCGCACCTCGGCAATGCGCGCCAGTTCGGCCGCCTGGTGTTCGTGCTCGGCGGGGAGGCTCAGCGGCAAGAATCGCCGCTGCACGCGCGGCGCATGCAGGTGCACGACTCCATCGTGGAGCTTCTCCGCACGAGCACCGCCAAGGCCAACCGCGCGCTCGAGCACGCCGATCCACTGCTCTTTCGCATGCTCCTTCTGTCCATCGAATCCATCGTGCGCATCCTCCTCGAGGAAGGCGACGAAGGGCGAAACGTCAGCGACGCAAGCCTCGCCCGCGCACGGCGCGTGATGGTCCGCGTGCTCACCGCCACGCTCGATGGCACCGGCCCGCGCGTCACGCCCATGCCGACGGTGGAATAG